In Eubalaena glacialis isolate mEubGla1 chromosome 2, mEubGla1.1.hap2.+ XY, whole genome shotgun sequence, a single genomic region encodes these proteins:
- the IPO4 gene encoding importin-4 isoform X1 — protein MEPAGLEQILRELLLPDTERIRRATEQLQIALRDPASLPALCELLASAGDPQIRQFAAVLTRRRLSTGWRRLAAEQQESIKSLILTVLQRETEHSVSLSLAQLSATVFRKEGLEAWPQLMQLLQHSIHSPHVPEREMGLLLLSVVVTSRPEAFRPHHRELLRLLNETLGDVGSPGLLFYSLRTLTTMAPYLGTDDVPLVRMLVPKLIVAMQILIPVDEAKACEALEALDELLESELPIITSHLSEVLTFCLEVASNVALGDAIRVRILCCLTFLVKVKSKALLKNRLLPLLLHTLFPIMAAEPPLGQLDPEDQDSEEEELDVGLVGETPKHFAVQVVDMLALHLPPEKLCPLLMPMLEEALRSQSPYQRKAGLLVLAVLSDGAGDHIRQRLLSPLLQIVCRSLEDPSQVVRNAALFALGQFSENLQPHIRSYSGEVMPLLLAYLKSVPPGCTRHLAKACYALENFVENLGPEVQHYLTELMECVLQPLRNPGSSRAKELAVSALAAIATAAQASMLPYFPTIVEHLREFLLTGHEDLQPVRIQSLETLGVLVRAVGEPMRPLAEECCQLGLGLCDQVDDPDLRRCTYSLFAALSGLMGESLAPHLPQITTLMLLSLRSTEGIVPQYNGSSTFLLFDDERGGEEEEELAEEDEEEEDDSEISGYSVENAFFDEKEDACAALGEISVNASVAFLPYMETVFEEVFTLLECPHLNVRKAAHEALGQFCCALHKACQSCPSEPNTAALQAALARVVPSYVRAVNGERERQVVMAVLAALTAVLRGSGSVALQPPGRLAELCHALKAVLQRKTACQDTDQEEDEDQAEYDAMLLEHAGEAIPALAAAAGGDAFAPFFAGFLPLLLCKTKQGCTVAEKSFAVGTLAESIQGLGAASAQFVSRLLPVLLSTAREADPEVRSNAVFGLGVLAEHGGRPAQEHFPKLLGLLLPLLARERHDRVHDNICGALARLLMASPTRKPEPQVLAALLHALPLKEDLEEWVTLGHLFSFLYQSSPDQVVDVAPELLRICSLILAENKVPPDTKASLLLLLTFLARQHADSFHSALGSLPGNKAQELQAILGLT, from the exons ATGGAGCCCGccggcctggaacagatcctccgGGAGCTGCTGCTGCCGGACACCGAGCGCATCCGCCGG GCCACCGAGCAGCTCCAGATCGCTCTTAGGGACCCCGCCTCCCTGCCCGCGCTCTGCGAACTGCTGGCCTCGGCGGGCGACCCTCAG ATCCGCCAGTTCGCGGCCGTACTGACCCGCAGACGACTGAGCACCGGCTGGCGACGGCTGGCGGCCGAGCAACAGGAGAG CATCAAGTCTCTGATCCTGACGGTCctccagagagagacaga GCATTCTGTGAGTCTTAGCCTGGCCCAGCTCTCAGCTACCGTTTTTCGAAAAGAAGGCCTGGAGGCCTGGCCTCAGCTCATGCAGCTTCTTCAGCACAGTATCCACAGCCCCCACGTCCCTGAGAGAGAG ATGGGGCTTTTGCTGCTAAGTGTGGTGGTGACCTCCCGGCCTGAGGCCTTCAGACCCCACCACCGGGAGCTTCTTCGGcttctgaatgagacccttggtGATGTGGGCTCTCCTGGGCTCCTCTTCTATTCCCTGCGCACTCTGACCACCATGGCCCCTTACCTTGGCACTGATGATGTG CCTCTCGTGCGGATGTTGGTGCCCAAGCTCATCGTGGCCATGCAGATTCTGATCCCTGTAGACGAG GCAAAGGCCTGTGAGGCCTTGGAGGCCCTGGATGAATTGCTGGAGTCAGAGTTGCCCATCATCACCTCCCACCTTTCAGAGGTCCTCACATTCTGCCTGGAG GTGGCTAGTAACGTGGCCCTGGGTGATGCAATACGTGTGCGTATTCTCTGCTGCCTCACTTTCTTGGTCAAAGTCAAGAGCAAG GCCTTACTGAAGAATCGCCTCCTGCCACTCTTGCTGCACACCCTTTTCCCCATCATGGCTGCCGAGCCCCCCCTGGGTCAGCTGGATCCTGAGGACCAGGATTCAGAGGAGGAAGAGCTGGATGTTGGGCTGGTGGGGGAGACGCCCAAGCACTTTGCCGTTCAG GTCGTGGACATGCTGGCACTCCATTTGCCCCCTGAGAAGCTCTGTCCCCTGCTG ATGCCCATGCTGGAAGAGGCTTTGCGGAGCCAGAGCCCATACCAGCGCAAGGCTGGCCTCCTGGTGCTGGCGGTGCTCTCGGATGGAGCCGGGGACCACATCAGGCAGAG ACTGCTGTCCCCACTGCTACAGATCGTGTGCAGGAGCCTGGAGGATCCGTCACAGGTTGTGCGCAATGCTGCGCTCTTTGCCCTGGGCCAGTTCTCAGAGAACCTACAG ccccacatTCGCAGCTATTCCGGGGAGGTGATGCCACTGCTCCTCGCCTACCTAAAGTCCGTGCCTCCTGGGTGCACACGTCACCTAGCCAAGGCCTGCTATGCTCTGGAGAACTTCGTGGAGAACCTAG GGCCTGAAGTGCAGCACTACCTCACGGAGCTCATGGAGTGTGTGTTGCAGCCTCTGAGGAACCCCGGCAGCTCCCGGGCCAAGGAGCTGGCTGTGAGCGCCCTGGCGGCCATTG CCACGGCTGCCCAGGCCTCCATGCTGCCCTACTTCCCCACCATCGTGGAGCACCTGCGGGAATTCCTGTTGACAGGCCATGAGGACCTTCAGCCTGTGCGGATCCAGAGCCTGG AGACACTTGGGGTGCTGGTGCGAGCAGTAGGGGAGCCCATGAGGCCCCTGGCTGAGGAATGCTGCCAGCTGGGGCTGGGCCTGTGTGACCAGGTAGACGACCCTGACTTGCGGCGCTGCAC GTACAGCCTGTTTGCAGCCTTATCGGGGCTGATGGGTGAGAGCCTCGCTCCCCACCTGCCACAAATCACCACACTCATGCTGTTGTCACTGCGTTCCACCGAGGGCATTGTG CCTCAGTACAATGGAAGCAGCACCTTCCTTCTGTTTGACGACGAGCGcggtggggaggaagaggaggagctcgcggaggaggacgaggaagaggaggatgactcAGAGATCTCAGG GTACAGCGTGGAAAACGCCTTCTTCGATGAGAAGGAAGACGCCTGTGCTGCGCTGGGGGAGATCTCTGTGAATGCCAG TGTGGCCTTCCTTCCCTACATGGAGACTGTCTTTGAAGAAGTGTTCACACTGCTGGAG TGTCCTCACCTGAACGTGCGGAAGGCAGCCCATGAGGCCCTGGGTCAGTTTTGCTGTGCGCTGCACAAAGCCTGTCAAAGCTGCCCCTCGGAACCCAACACTGCTG CTCTGCAGGCCGCCCTGGCCCGGGTGGTGCCATCCTACGTGCGGGCAGTGAACGGGGAGCGGGAGCGCCAGGTGGTGATGGCCGTGCTGGCGGCCCTGACTGCAGTGTTGCGCGGCTCTGGGAGCGTGGCGTTGCAGCCCCCCGGGCGGCTTGCTGAGCTCTGCCACGCACTCAAGGCTGTGCTGCAGAGGAAG ACAGCTTGTCAGGACACCGACCAGGAGGAGGATGAGGACCAG GCTGAATACGACGCCATGTTGCTGGAGCATGCTGGTGAGGCCATCCCTGCCCTGGCCGCTGCGGCTGGGGGAGATGCCTTTGCCCCCTTCTTTGCCGGCTTCCTGCCATTATTGCTCTGCAAGACG AAACAGGGCTGCACAGTGGCAGAGAAGTCCTTTGCGGTGGGGACGCTGGCGGAGTCCATTCAGGGCCTGGGTGCCGCCTCGGCCCAGTTTGTGTCCCGGCTGCTCCCCGTGCTGTTGAGCACCGCCCGGGAGGCGGACCCCGAGGTGCGGAGCAATGCCGTCTTTGGGCTGGGCGTGCTGGCCGAGCACGGGGGTCGCCCTGCCCAGGA ACACTTCCCCAAGCTGCTGGGGCTCCTGCTGCCCCTTCTGGCGAGGGAGCGCCATGATCGTGTCCATGACAACATCTGTGGGGCACTTGCCCGCCTGCTGATGGCCAGTCCCACGAGGAAACCGGAGCCCCAG GTGCTGGCTGCCCTGCTGCACGCCCTGCCACTGAAGGAGGATTTGGAGGAGTGGGTCACCTTAGGGCACCTCTTCAGCTTCCTGTACCAGAGCAGCCCTGACCAG GTTGTAGATGTGGCTCCAGAGCTCCTGCGCATTTGCAGCCTCATCCTGGCCGAGAACAAGGTCCCACCAG ACACCAAGGCGTCGCTGCTGCTGCTCCTCACGTTCTTGGCCAGACAGCACGCTGACAGCTTCCATTCAGCACTGGGCTCCCTGCCTGGCAACAAGGCCCAGGAGCTCCAGGCCATCCTGGGCCTCACCTAG
- the IPO4 gene encoding importin-4 isoform X2: MEPAGLEQILRELLLPDTERIRRATEQLQIALRDPASLPALCELLASAGDPQIRQFAAVLTRRRLSTGWRRLAAEQQESIKSLILTVLQRETEHSVSLSLAQLSATVFRKEGLEAWPQLMQLLQHSIHSPHVPEREMGLLLLSVVVTSRPEAFRPHHRELLRLLNETLGDVGSPGLLFYSLRTLTTMAPYLGTDDVPLVRMLVPKLIVAMQILIPVDEAKACEALEALDELLESELPIITSHLSEVLTFCLEVASNVALGDAIRVRILCCLTFLVKVKSKALLKNRLLPLLLHTLFPIMAAEPPLGQLDPEDQDSEEEELDVGLVGETPKHFAVQVVDMLALHLPPEKLCPLLMPMLEEALRSQSPYQRKAGLLVLAVLSDGAGDHIRQRLLSPLLQIVCRSLEDPSQVVRNAALFALGQFSENLQPHIRSYSGEVMPLLLAYLKSVPPGCTRHLAKACYALENFVENLGPEVQHYLTELMECVLQPLRNPGSSRAKELAVSALAAIATAAQASMLPYFPTIVEHLREFLLTGHEDLQPVRIQSLETLGVLVRAVGEPMRPLAEECCQLGLGLCDQVDDPDLRRCTYSLFAALSGLMGESLAPHLPQITTLMLLSLRSTEGIVPQYNGSSTFLLFDDERGGEEEEELAEEDEEEEDDSEISGYSVENAFFDEKEDACAALGEISVNASVAFLPYMETVFEEVFTLLECPHLNVRKAAHEALGQFCCALHKACQSCPSEPNTAALQAALARVVPSYVRAVNGERERQVVMAVLAALTAVLRGSGSVALQPPGRLAELCHALKAVLQRKTACQDTDQEEDEDQPLTWPCRLNTTPCCWSMLVRPSLPWPLRLGEMPLPPSLPASCHYCSARRNRAAQWQRSPLRWGRWRSPFRAWVPPRPSLCPGCSPCC; the protein is encoded by the exons ATGGAGCCCGccggcctggaacagatcctccgGGAGCTGCTGCTGCCGGACACCGAGCGCATCCGCCGG GCCACCGAGCAGCTCCAGATCGCTCTTAGGGACCCCGCCTCCCTGCCCGCGCTCTGCGAACTGCTGGCCTCGGCGGGCGACCCTCAG ATCCGCCAGTTCGCGGCCGTACTGACCCGCAGACGACTGAGCACCGGCTGGCGACGGCTGGCGGCCGAGCAACAGGAGAG CATCAAGTCTCTGATCCTGACGGTCctccagagagagacaga GCATTCTGTGAGTCTTAGCCTGGCCCAGCTCTCAGCTACCGTTTTTCGAAAAGAAGGCCTGGAGGCCTGGCCTCAGCTCATGCAGCTTCTTCAGCACAGTATCCACAGCCCCCACGTCCCTGAGAGAGAG ATGGGGCTTTTGCTGCTAAGTGTGGTGGTGACCTCCCGGCCTGAGGCCTTCAGACCCCACCACCGGGAGCTTCTTCGGcttctgaatgagacccttggtGATGTGGGCTCTCCTGGGCTCCTCTTCTATTCCCTGCGCACTCTGACCACCATGGCCCCTTACCTTGGCACTGATGATGTG CCTCTCGTGCGGATGTTGGTGCCCAAGCTCATCGTGGCCATGCAGATTCTGATCCCTGTAGACGAG GCAAAGGCCTGTGAGGCCTTGGAGGCCCTGGATGAATTGCTGGAGTCAGAGTTGCCCATCATCACCTCCCACCTTTCAGAGGTCCTCACATTCTGCCTGGAG GTGGCTAGTAACGTGGCCCTGGGTGATGCAATACGTGTGCGTATTCTCTGCTGCCTCACTTTCTTGGTCAAAGTCAAGAGCAAG GCCTTACTGAAGAATCGCCTCCTGCCACTCTTGCTGCACACCCTTTTCCCCATCATGGCTGCCGAGCCCCCCCTGGGTCAGCTGGATCCTGAGGACCAGGATTCAGAGGAGGAAGAGCTGGATGTTGGGCTGGTGGGGGAGACGCCCAAGCACTTTGCCGTTCAG GTCGTGGACATGCTGGCACTCCATTTGCCCCCTGAGAAGCTCTGTCCCCTGCTG ATGCCCATGCTGGAAGAGGCTTTGCGGAGCCAGAGCCCATACCAGCGCAAGGCTGGCCTCCTGGTGCTGGCGGTGCTCTCGGATGGAGCCGGGGACCACATCAGGCAGAG ACTGCTGTCCCCACTGCTACAGATCGTGTGCAGGAGCCTGGAGGATCCGTCACAGGTTGTGCGCAATGCTGCGCTCTTTGCCCTGGGCCAGTTCTCAGAGAACCTACAG ccccacatTCGCAGCTATTCCGGGGAGGTGATGCCACTGCTCCTCGCCTACCTAAAGTCCGTGCCTCCTGGGTGCACACGTCACCTAGCCAAGGCCTGCTATGCTCTGGAGAACTTCGTGGAGAACCTAG GGCCTGAAGTGCAGCACTACCTCACGGAGCTCATGGAGTGTGTGTTGCAGCCTCTGAGGAACCCCGGCAGCTCCCGGGCCAAGGAGCTGGCTGTGAGCGCCCTGGCGGCCATTG CCACGGCTGCCCAGGCCTCCATGCTGCCCTACTTCCCCACCATCGTGGAGCACCTGCGGGAATTCCTGTTGACAGGCCATGAGGACCTTCAGCCTGTGCGGATCCAGAGCCTGG AGACACTTGGGGTGCTGGTGCGAGCAGTAGGGGAGCCCATGAGGCCCCTGGCTGAGGAATGCTGCCAGCTGGGGCTGGGCCTGTGTGACCAGGTAGACGACCCTGACTTGCGGCGCTGCAC GTACAGCCTGTTTGCAGCCTTATCGGGGCTGATGGGTGAGAGCCTCGCTCCCCACCTGCCACAAATCACCACACTCATGCTGTTGTCACTGCGTTCCACCGAGGGCATTGTG CCTCAGTACAATGGAAGCAGCACCTTCCTTCTGTTTGACGACGAGCGcggtggggaggaagaggaggagctcgcggaggaggacgaggaagaggaggatgactcAGAGATCTCAGG GTACAGCGTGGAAAACGCCTTCTTCGATGAGAAGGAAGACGCCTGTGCTGCGCTGGGGGAGATCTCTGTGAATGCCAG TGTGGCCTTCCTTCCCTACATGGAGACTGTCTTTGAAGAAGTGTTCACACTGCTGGAG TGTCCTCACCTGAACGTGCGGAAGGCAGCCCATGAGGCCCTGGGTCAGTTTTGCTGTGCGCTGCACAAAGCCTGTCAAAGCTGCCCCTCGGAACCCAACACTGCTG CTCTGCAGGCCGCCCTGGCCCGGGTGGTGCCATCCTACGTGCGGGCAGTGAACGGGGAGCGGGAGCGCCAGGTGGTGATGGCCGTGCTGGCGGCCCTGACTGCAGTGTTGCGCGGCTCTGGGAGCGTGGCGTTGCAGCCCCCCGGGCGGCTTGCTGAGCTCTGCCACGCACTCAAGGCTGTGCTGCAGAGGAAG ACAGCTTGTCAGGACACCGACCAGGAGGAGGATGAGGACCAG CCTCTGACCTGGCCCTGCAGGCTGAATACGACGCCATGTTGCTGGAGCATGCTGGTGAGGCCATCCCTGCCCTGGCCGCTGCGGCTGGGGGAGATGCCTTTGCCCCCTTCTTTGCCGGCTTCCTGCCATTATTGCTCTGCAAGACG AAACAGGGCTGCACAGTGGCAGAGAAGTCCTTTGCGGTGGGGACGCTGGCGGAGTCCATTCAGGGCCTGGGTGCCGCCTCGGCCCAGTTTGTGTCCCGGCTGCTCCCCGTGCTGTTGA
- the TM9SF1 gene encoding transmembrane 9 superfamily member 1 isoform X1: MFRGAAAAAAIRHRGGQPRGGSAALRMTVLGHPGSWSCRWLPLLLLLLLGTGRDPGVEGVTHYKAGDPVILYVNKVGPYHNPQETYHYYQLPVCCPEKIRHKSLSLGEVLDGDRMAESLYEIRFRENVEKRILCHMQLSSAQVEQLRQAIEELYYFEFVVDDLPIRGFVGYMEESGFLPHSHKIGLWTHLDFHLEFHGDRIIFANVSVRDVKPHSLDGLRPDEFLGLTHTYSVRWSETSVERRSDRRRGDDGGFFPRTLEIHWLSIINSMVLVFLLVGFVAVILMRVLRNDLARYNLDEETTSGGSGDDFDQGDNGWKIIHTDVFRFPPYRGLLCAVLGVGAQFLALGTGIIVMALLGMFNVHRHGAINSAAILLYALTCCISGYVSSHFYRQIGGERWVWNIILTTSLFSVPFFLTWSVVNSVHWANGSTQALPATTILLLLTVWLLVGFPLTVIGGIFGKNNASAFDAPCRTKNIAREIPPQPWYKSTLIHMTVGGFLPFSAISVELYYIFATVWGREQYTLYGILFFVFAILLSVGACISIALTYFQLSGEDYRWWWRSVLSVGSTGLFIFFYSVFYYARRSNMSGVVQTVEFFGYSLLTGYVFFLMLGTISFFSSLKFIRYIYVNLKMD, translated from the exons ATGTTTCGCGGTGCGGCCGCAGCCGCTGCGATCAGGCACCGCGGCGGCCAGCCCCGTGGAG GTTCCGCTGCCTTAAGGATGACAGTCCTAGGCCACCCTGGAAGTTGGAGCTGCCGGTGGTTGCCactcctgctgctgctgttgctgggcACAGGTCGAGATCCAGGGGTGGAAGGTGTGACACACTACAAGGCCGGCGACCCCGTCATTCTGTATGTCAACAAAGTGGGACCTTACCATAACCCTCAGGAGACTTACCACTACTATCAGCTTCCAGTCTGCTGTCCTGAGAAGATACGCCACAAAAGCCTTAGCCTGGGTGAAGTGCTGGATGGGGACCGGATGGCTGAGTCTTTGTACGAGATCCGCTTTCGGGAGAATGTGGAGAAGAGAATTCTGTGCCACATGCAGCTCAGTTCCGCACAG GTGGAACAGCTGCGCCAGGCCATTGAGGAACTATACTACTTTGAATTTGTGGTGGACGACTTGCCAATCCGTGGCTTTGTGGGCTACATGGAGGAGAGTGGCTTCCTGCCTCACAGCCACAAGATAGGACTCTGGACCCATTTGGACTTCCACCTAGAATTCCACGGAGATCGTATTATATTTGCCAATGTCTCCGTGCGGGACGTCAAGCCCCACAGTTTAGATGGGTTACGACCTGATGAGTTCCTAGGCCTCACTCACACCTATAGTGTGCGCTGGTCTGAGACTTCAGTCGAGCGTCGGAGTGACAGGCGCCGTGGTGATGACGGTGGTTTCTTTCCCCGAACACTGGAAATCCATTGGTTGTCCATCATTAATTCCATGGTGCTTGTGTTTTTACTGGTGGGTTTTGTGGCTGTCATTCTCATGCGTGTGCTTCGAAATGACCTGGCTCGGTACAACTTGGATGAAGAGACAACCTCTGGAGGTTCTGGTGATGACTTTGACCAAGGTGACAATGGCTGGAAAATTATCCATACAGATGTCTTCCGCTTCCCTCCATACCGTGGTCTGCTCTGTGCTGTGCTTGGTGTGGGTGCCCAGTTCCTGGCCCTTGGCACTG GCATTATTGTCATGGCGCTGCTGGGCATGTTCAATGTGCACCGTCACGGGGCTATTAACTCAGCAGCCATCTTGTTGTATGCCCTGACTTGCTGCATCTCTGGCTACGTGTCCAGCCACTTCTACCGGCAGATTGGAGGCGAGCGTTGGGTGTGGAACATCATTCTCACCACCAGTCTCTTCTCTG tgcctttcttcctgacgTGGAGTGTGGTGAACTCCGTGCATTGGGCCAATGGTTCAACACAGGCTctgccagccaccaccatccTGCTGCTTCTGACGGTTTGGCTGCTGGTGGGCTTTCCCCTCACTGTCATTGGAGGTATCTTCGGGAAGAACAACGCTAGCGCCTTTGATGCACCTTGTCGCACCAAGAACATAGCTCGGGAaatcccaccccagccctggtaCAAGTCTACTCTCATCCACATGACTGTTGGAGGCTTCCTGCCTTTCAG TGCCATCTCTGTGGAGCTGTACTACATCTTCGCCACAGTCTGGGGTCGGGAGCAGTACACTTTGTATGGCATCCTCTTCTTCGTCTTCGCCATCCTGCTGAGCGTGGGGGCTTGCATCTCCATCGCGCTCACCTACTTCCAGTTGTCTGGGGAAGATTACCGTTGGTGGTGGCGATCTGTGCTGAGTGTTGGCTCCACTGGGCTCTTCATCTTCTTCTACTCAGTTTTCTACTATGCCCGGCGCTCCAACATGTCAGGGGTGGTACAGACAGTAGAGTTCTTTGGCTACTCCTTACTCACTGGATATGTCTTCTTCCTCATGCTGGGCaccatctcctttttttcttccctaaagtTCATCCGTTATATCTATGTTAACCTCAAGATGGACTGA
- the TM9SF1 gene encoding transmembrane 9 superfamily member 1 isoform X2, protein MTVLGHPGSWSCRWLPLLLLLLLGTGRDPGVEGVTHYKAGDPVILYVNKVGPYHNPQETYHYYQLPVCCPEKIRHKSLSLGEVLDGDRMAESLYEIRFRENVEKRILCHMQLSSAQVEQLRQAIEELYYFEFVVDDLPIRGFVGYMEESGFLPHSHKIGLWTHLDFHLEFHGDRIIFANVSVRDVKPHSLDGLRPDEFLGLTHTYSVRWSETSVERRSDRRRGDDGGFFPRTLEIHWLSIINSMVLVFLLVGFVAVILMRVLRNDLARYNLDEETTSGGSGDDFDQGDNGWKIIHTDVFRFPPYRGLLCAVLGVGAQFLALGTGIIVMALLGMFNVHRHGAINSAAILLYALTCCISGYVSSHFYRQIGGERWVWNIILTTSLFSVPFFLTWSVVNSVHWANGSTQALPATTILLLLTVWLLVGFPLTVIGGIFGKNNASAFDAPCRTKNIAREIPPQPWYKSTLIHMTVGGFLPFSAISVELYYIFATVWGREQYTLYGILFFVFAILLSVGACISIALTYFQLSGEDYRWWWRSVLSVGSTGLFIFFYSVFYYARRSNMSGVVQTVEFFGYSLLTGYVFFLMLGTISFFSSLKFIRYIYVNLKMD, encoded by the exons ATGACAGTCCTAGGCCACCCTGGAAGTTGGAGCTGCCGGTGGTTGCCactcctgctgctgctgttgctgggcACAGGTCGAGATCCAGGGGTGGAAGGTGTGACACACTACAAGGCCGGCGACCCCGTCATTCTGTATGTCAACAAAGTGGGACCTTACCATAACCCTCAGGAGACTTACCACTACTATCAGCTTCCAGTCTGCTGTCCTGAGAAGATACGCCACAAAAGCCTTAGCCTGGGTGAAGTGCTGGATGGGGACCGGATGGCTGAGTCTTTGTACGAGATCCGCTTTCGGGAGAATGTGGAGAAGAGAATTCTGTGCCACATGCAGCTCAGTTCCGCACAG GTGGAACAGCTGCGCCAGGCCATTGAGGAACTATACTACTTTGAATTTGTGGTGGACGACTTGCCAATCCGTGGCTTTGTGGGCTACATGGAGGAGAGTGGCTTCCTGCCTCACAGCCACAAGATAGGACTCTGGACCCATTTGGACTTCCACCTAGAATTCCACGGAGATCGTATTATATTTGCCAATGTCTCCGTGCGGGACGTCAAGCCCCACAGTTTAGATGGGTTACGACCTGATGAGTTCCTAGGCCTCACTCACACCTATAGTGTGCGCTGGTCTGAGACTTCAGTCGAGCGTCGGAGTGACAGGCGCCGTGGTGATGACGGTGGTTTCTTTCCCCGAACACTGGAAATCCATTGGTTGTCCATCATTAATTCCATGGTGCTTGTGTTTTTACTGGTGGGTTTTGTGGCTGTCATTCTCATGCGTGTGCTTCGAAATGACCTGGCTCGGTACAACTTGGATGAAGAGACAACCTCTGGAGGTTCTGGTGATGACTTTGACCAAGGTGACAATGGCTGGAAAATTATCCATACAGATGTCTTCCGCTTCCCTCCATACCGTGGTCTGCTCTGTGCTGTGCTTGGTGTGGGTGCCCAGTTCCTGGCCCTTGGCACTG GCATTATTGTCATGGCGCTGCTGGGCATGTTCAATGTGCACCGTCACGGGGCTATTAACTCAGCAGCCATCTTGTTGTATGCCCTGACTTGCTGCATCTCTGGCTACGTGTCCAGCCACTTCTACCGGCAGATTGGAGGCGAGCGTTGGGTGTGGAACATCATTCTCACCACCAGTCTCTTCTCTG tgcctttcttcctgacgTGGAGTGTGGTGAACTCCGTGCATTGGGCCAATGGTTCAACACAGGCTctgccagccaccaccatccTGCTGCTTCTGACGGTTTGGCTGCTGGTGGGCTTTCCCCTCACTGTCATTGGAGGTATCTTCGGGAAGAACAACGCTAGCGCCTTTGATGCACCTTGTCGCACCAAGAACATAGCTCGGGAaatcccaccccagccctggtaCAAGTCTACTCTCATCCACATGACTGTTGGAGGCTTCCTGCCTTTCAG TGCCATCTCTGTGGAGCTGTACTACATCTTCGCCACAGTCTGGGGTCGGGAGCAGTACACTTTGTATGGCATCCTCTTCTTCGTCTTCGCCATCCTGCTGAGCGTGGGGGCTTGCATCTCCATCGCGCTCACCTACTTCCAGTTGTCTGGGGAAGATTACCGTTGGTGGTGGCGATCTGTGCTGAGTGTTGGCTCCACTGGGCTCTTCATCTTCTTCTACTCAGTTTTCTACTATGCCCGGCGCTCCAACATGTCAGGGGTGGTACAGACAGTAGAGTTCTTTGGCTACTCCTTACTCACTGGATATGTCTTCTTCCTCATGCTGGGCaccatctcctttttttcttccctaaagtTCATCCGTTATATCTATGTTAACCTCAAGATGGACTGA